From Oreochromis aureus strain Israel breed Guangdong linkage group 4, ZZ_aureus, whole genome shotgun sequence, a single genomic window includes:
- the LOC116329027 gene encoding uncharacterized protein LOC116329027 yields MPRKNELSEALRSQIVDLHKAGKGYKIIARTLDIHRSTVRKIVYKWKRFSTVATLPRSGRPTKSSAKTKISEVGHGPSEPKDRGDSHTKKLKSERDSTAVRSDAQIIYSCSSDTEATDDDPVAGRASAGPSNNRGRGVGLKKQRGKATAVSSNDETTEQDRDFNTTHKDVEIKHSYSSDTEATDEENTAGPSDIRGGSSDHKMVIMKDNTICSDGNTDSYSSDEDEDEDPMASHLSAGIAESRGGNPDHEMHQGATNFASSDDETTEEDPTEQFFCGEKKIYAGSSVTMGALLLLLLAFILKHGLSKAAARDLLHLLNLVVPGCVPKSLRFLKKHSTDYNGKTEIHFYCPRCTNYLGVDPGNECSVCQQSLNRKYLILKAYYFLVMPLEIQLRNLLARVHSKLGKHFTRDDSFSDVHTGNEYKSERQDGSITLTFNCDGSPVFSSSKYSIWPILCTINELPYVERCKNVLLHTLWFGKGKPQVQSFLTPFINELQKLSTAGFCWRDEIGSEHHTTVTVKICTCDAIARAMVQNFEPFNKEFGCGFCYHKGEMVIKGRAFTRVYPIQMDGCDLRHMPETVQLAELVMGNSYDQSQMGVKGPSLLFLLPSFDIIKGFVPDYMHCFCLGVVRQFVNLWFDPLYASKDFHLTDKHLNDLDRALCEIQPPNEISQSPRSLSERMHWKACEWRAFALLYSPVILRNVLPAVYYKHWMLLPCALHVLLSHFATQDELNCAELCLVQFVAQIPSLYGLEHCSYDCHLLTHLTEGVRNWGLLWANSVFVFQDMNSRLLQMYSGTQSISLQIFKNFFSYEKIIRQGSATLQDASTEIKDFFCSMTSCDRFTKSLNYIGEDLVILGSGSQRVLTPREIAALQKNETLSWCQPHRDSVTEYKRCVYKNILVTSLECSGTLKRNNSVIETSSCFAVVESLVVVPKPCSCEGSPGCSCRELVFFCKQLQRLTRQPTIHNTQINTNIAKFLVKVRNSNELCAITCQDIVSKCFMIEYVGQLYVMRMPVIETH; encoded by the exons ATGCCTCGCAAAAACGAGCTTTCGGAAGCTTTACGATCGCaaattgttgatctgcacaagGCTGGAAAAGGTTATAAAATAATCGCACGCACTTTGGATATTCATCGCTCCACAGTTAGGAAAATTGTGTATAAATGGAAGCGATTCAGTACTGTGGCTACTCTGCCGAGAAGTGGGCGCCCTACAAAGTCGTCTGCAAAGACAAAGATCAGCGAG gTTGGTCATGGCCCTAGTGagccaaaagacagaggagattCACACACTAAAAAG TTAAAAAGCGAGAGAGACTCTACCGCTGTCCGCAGTGATGCACAGATTATATATTCCTGCTCATCTGATACTGAAGCTACAGATGATGATCCTGTG GCTGGACGTGCGTCTGCTGGACCATCAAATAATAGAGGACGAGGAGTAGGCCTTAAAAAG CAGCGAGGAAAGGCTACTGCTGTTTCATCTAATGACGAGACTACAGAACAAGAC AGAGACTTTAACACCACCCACAAGGATGTAGAGATTAAACATTCCTACTCATCTGATACTGAAGCAACAGATGAAGAGAATACG GCTGGACCGTCAGATATCAGAGGAGGAAGTTCAGACCATAAAATG GTTATTATGAAAGATAACACCATCTGTAGTGATGGCAACACAGATTCCTACTCatctgatgaagatgaagatgaagaccCTATG GCCAGTCATCTGTCAGCTGGAATagcagagagcagaggaggaaaTCCGGACCATGAAATG CACCAAGGAGCAACCAACTTTGCTTCATCTGATGATGAAACTACAGAAGAAGATCCAACA GAGCAGTTTTTCTGTGGAGAGAAGAAGATATATGCTGGTTCCTCAGTCACAATGGGagccctcctcctgctcctcctggcGTTCATTTTGAAGCACGGCTTGTCAAAAGCAGCAGCCAGAGATCTCCTGCACCTCCTAAACTTGGTGGTACCCGGATGTGTTCCAAAGTCGCttcgttttttaaaaaagcattcgACAGATTACAATGGAaagacagagattcacttttattgCCCCAGGTGTACAAACTACCTTGGTGTGGATCCCGGTAATGAGTGTAGCGTGTGCCAGCAGAGCTTGAACAGAAAATATCTGATCTTGAAGGCTTACTACTTCCTTGTAATGCCGCTAGAAATTCAGCTAAGAAACCTCCTTGCACGCGTCCACTCCAAGCTTGGGAAGCATTTCACGAGGGATGATTCCTTTTCTGATGTCCACACTGGAAATGAATACAAGAGTGAAAGACAAGATGGCAGTATTACACTCACCTTCAACTGCGATGGCTCGCCCGTCTTCAGCTCCTCAAAATACTCCATCTGGCCCATCCTGTGTACCATCAATGAACTACCGTACGTGGAACGGTGCAAAAACGTTCTGTTGCACACTTTATGGTTTGGCAAAGGAAAACCACAAGTTCAGAGTTTTTTGACTCCGTTCATTAATGAGCTTCAGAAACTGTCTACTGCAGGGTTCTGTTGGAGAGATGAGATCGGCTCGGAGCATCACACCACGGTAACAGTTAAAATATGCACATGTGATGCGATAGCAAGAGCAATGGTGCAGAACTTTGAGCCGTTTAACAAAGAATTTGGTTGTGGTTTTTGCTACCACAAAGGTGAGATGGTTATAAAGGGCAGGGCTTTTACCAGAGTTTACCCGATACAGATGGACGGCTGTGATCTGAGACACATGCCTGAAACAGTGCAACTTGCTGAGTTAGTGATGGGAAATAGTTATGACCAGAGTCAAATGGGGGTTAAAGGTCCAAGTCTCCTGTTTCTTTTGCCGTCATTTGACATTATCAAAGGCTTTGTTCCAGATTACATGCACTGTTTTTGTCTGGGCGTTGTCCGTCAGTTTGTCAATCTGTGGTTCGACCCGCTTTATGCCAGCAAGGACTTCCATTTGACAGATAAGCATTTAAACGATCTAGACAGAGCCTTGTGTGAGATCCAGCCACCAAATGAAATCAGCCAAAGTCCCAGGAGCCTCAGTGAGAGGATGCATTGGAAAGCTTGTGAGTGGAGAGCATTTGCTCTCCTCTATTCTCCTGTAATACTGAGGAATGTTTTACCAGCAGTCTACTACAAGCACTGGATGCTTCTTCCTTGTGCCCTTCACGTCCTCCTCTCCCACTTTGCCACTCAGGATGAGCTCAACTGTGCAGAGTTGTGTCTGGTTCAGTTTGTAGCACAGATACCGTCTCTCTATGGACTTGAGCATTGTTCGTACGACTGCCATTTGTTGACGCATCTTACAGAAGGTGTCCGGAACTGGGGGCTTTTGTGGGCCaattcagtgtttgtttttcaagacATGAACAGCAGACTGTTGCAGATGTACTCTGGTACGCAGTCAATTTCATTACAGattttcaagaatttcttttcaTATGAGAAAATAATAAGGCAAGGAAGTGCTACCCTTCAGGACGCCAGCACAGAAATCAAAGACTTCTTCTGTTCCATGACAAGTTGTGATCGTTTTACAAAGTCATTAAATTACATTGGAGAAGATTTAGTGATTCTGGGAAGTGGCTCTCAGAGAGTTTTGACACCAAGAGAAATTGCAGCATTGCAGAAGAATGAAACACTCTCGTGGTGCCAGCCACATCGTGACAGTGTAACCGAATATAAGCGTTGTGTTTATAAGAACATACTGGTTACTAGTTTGGAGTGCAGTGgcacattaaaaagaaacaattcaGTAATAGAGACGAGCAGTTGCTTTGCCGTGGTGGAGTCCTTGGTCGTTGTACCGAAACCCTGCAGCTGTGAAGGAAGCCCCGGCTGCTCCTGCAGAGAACTGGTCTTTTTCTGCAAGCAGCTGCAGCGACTAACCAGACAGCCAACTATCCACAACACACAGATCAACACAAACATCGCCAAATTTCTTGTAAAAGTGAGGAACTCAAATGAACTGTGTGCAATAACATGCCAGGACATTGTTTCTAAATGTTTCATGATTGAATACGTGGGTCAGTTATATGTCATGAGAATGCCTGTGATTGAGACACATTAA